In the genome of Quercus robur chromosome 3, dhQueRobu3.1, whole genome shotgun sequence, one region contains:
- the LOC126718085 gene encoding uncharacterized protein LOC126718085 isoform X1 produces MALASLGLALSSHHTIRLPLVFCVRKVRHSGSVAAVESVVEPVSLVKEEGEGGHVPVTKHGVAGRDSKGHQWKKLSSEELGISTKLISKPTKTVLNGLRRKGYEVYLVGGCVRDLILKRTPKDFDVITSAGLKEVRKTFSRCEIVGKRFPICHVHVNDTIVEVSSFSTSGSGSKSSCKFGNYFSKPSGCNERDYIRWRNCLQRDFTINGLMYDPYTKIVFDYMGGMEDIRKAKVRTVIPANVSFVDDCARILRAVRIAARLRFRFTREIALSVRELSSSVLRLDKGRILMEMNYMLAFGSAEASLRLLWKFGLLEILLPIQASYFASQGFRRRDERSNMLLSLFSNLDKLVAPNQPCHSSLWIAILAFHKALVDQPRDPLVIAAFSLAVHSGGSLFEAVEIARKISQPHDQSFDELLDPRDLDFNDALIDHVVDLAASVKAVLCKMTDPCYVSQAMSKYPQAPWSDLVFIPWALSLRVSKIFECVIRGMERGSVPRRGKNINHDSLALGSQKEVRHVFARIVFDTIYPPNQNRKHFST; encoded by the exons ATGGCGCTGGCTTCCCTTGGACTCGCATTGAGCTCACACCACACTATTCGTCTCCCTCTGGTTTTCTGTGTccgaaag GTACGACATAGTGGCTCTGTTGCCGCGGTTGAATCGGTTGTTGAACCAGTGAGTCTAGTTAAGGAAGAGGGTGAGGGAGGTCATGTTCCAGTTACTAAACATGGAG TAGCTGGGAGAGATAGCAAGGGACATCAATGGAAGAAGCTGAGTTCTGAAGAACTTGGGATTTCAACAAAATTGATATCAAAGCCCACGAAGACTGTTCTAAATGGGCTACGGAGAAAAG GGTATGAGGTTTACCTTGTTGGAGGTTGTGTACGAGATCTTATTCTGAAGAGAACTCCAAAAGATTTTGATGTCATAACTTCAGCAGGACTTAAAGAG GTGCGGAAAACTTTTTCGCGATGTGAAATTGTTGGCAAACGATTTCCCATATGCCATGTCCATGTcaatgacaccattgtggag GTTTCGAGTTTTAGCACCTCTGGCTCTGGAAGCAAGTCCAGTTGCAAGTTCGGTAATTATTTCAGTAAACCGTCTGGCTGCAATGAGCGTGATTATATTCGCTGGAGGAATTGCTTACAGCGGGACTTTACTATTAATGG GTTGATGTATGATCCATATACAAAGATAGTGTTTGATTATATGGGAGGAATGGAAGATATTAGAAAAGCTAAA gTGCGCACTGTGATACCTGCAAATGTTTCTTTTGTGGACGATTGTG CTCGCATTTTACGTGCGGTTAGAATTGCTGCCCGTTTAAGATTTCGTTTCACTAGAGAGATTGCTCTTTCAGTAAGAGAATTATCTTCCTCGGTGTTAAGACTTGATAAG GGAAGGATCCTTATGGAAATGAATTATATGCTGGCATTTGGATCAGCAGAAGCTTCCTTGAGGTTGTTGTGGAAATTTGGACTTTTAGAGATACTTTTGCCCATCCAA GCATCTTATTTTGCTTCACAAGGTTTCCGGAGACGTGATGAGAGATCTAACATGCTTCTT TCTTTGTTTTCCAACCTTGATAAACTCGTGGCACCTAATCAGCCATGCCATAGTAGCTTATG GATTGCTATCTTAGCCTTTCATAAAGCTCTGGTTGATCAGCCTCGTGACCCATTGGTTATTGCTGCATTTAGTCTTGCTGTCCACAGTGGTGGATCCTTATTTGAAGCTGTAGAAATTGCAAGGAAAATCTCCCAACCACATGACCAAAGCTTTGATGAATTATTAGACCCTCGAGATTTAGACTTCAATGATGCATTGATTGATCATGTTGTTGACCTTGCAGCATCAGTCAAAGCCGTATTATGCAAGATGACAGATCCATGTTATGTTTCCCAAGCAATGTCCAAATATCCACAAGCACCATGGTCAGATCTG GTTTTTATTCCATGGGCATTGTCGCTGAGGGTATCCAAGATTTTTGAATGTGTCATAAGGGGCATGGAAAGGGGATCTGTACCCAGAAGGGGGAAAAACATTAACCATGACTCTTTGGCGTTGGGGAGCCAGAAAGAGGTTCGACATGTGTTTGCAAGGATTGTTTTTGACACTATTTACCCTCCTAACCAAAACAGAAAACATTTTTCTACATGA
- the LOC126718084 gene encoding acyl carrier protein 1, chloroplastic-like isoform X1 has protein sequence MATVSATSVSFGASLKPCFNNNRKTDGTSALNMVRVVWTKNVYPSLRTSRFNVCCSAKPETVQKVCEIVKKQLALSDETELTPESKFAALGADSLDTVEIVMGLEEEFDISVEEESSQNITTVQEAADLIEKLVQKKEG, from the exons ATGGCCACTGTCTCCGCTACTTCTGTTAGCTTTGGAGCTTCTCTAAAGCCCTGCTTCAACAATAACCGG AAGACTGATGGGACTTCAGCACTAAACATGGTTAGAGTAGTTTGGACCAAGAATGTTTACCCTTCTTTGAGGACCTCGAGGTTCAATGTTTGCTGTTCG GCCAAGCCTGAGACAGTACAGAAAGTTTGTGAGATAGTGAAGAAACAGCTAGCATTGTCTGATGAGACTGAACTCACCCCAGAGTCCAAGTTCGCTGCTCTTGGTGCTGATTCTCTTGATACG GTAGAAATAGTAATGGGTTTGGAGGAAGAATTTGATATCAGCGTTGAGGAGGAAAGCTCTCAGAACATAACAACAGTCCAAGAAGCAGCTGATTTAATAGAGAAGCTTGTTCAGAAGAAAGAAGGCTGA
- the LOC126718084 gene encoding acyl carrier protein 1, chloroplastic-like isoform X2: protein MATVSATSVSFGASLKPCFNNNRTDGTSALNMVRVVWTKNVYPSLRTSRFNVCCSAKPETVQKVCEIVKKQLALSDETELTPESKFAALGADSLDTVEIVMGLEEEFDISVEEESSQNITTVQEAADLIEKLVQKKEG from the exons ATGGCCACTGTCTCCGCTACTTCTGTTAGCTTTGGAGCTTCTCTAAAGCCCTGCTTCAACAATAACCGG ACTGATGGGACTTCAGCACTAAACATGGTTAGAGTAGTTTGGACCAAGAATGTTTACCCTTCTTTGAGGACCTCGAGGTTCAATGTTTGCTGTTCG GCCAAGCCTGAGACAGTACAGAAAGTTTGTGAGATAGTGAAGAAACAGCTAGCATTGTCTGATGAGACTGAACTCACCCCAGAGTCCAAGTTCGCTGCTCTTGGTGCTGATTCTCTTGATACG GTAGAAATAGTAATGGGTTTGGAGGAAGAATTTGATATCAGCGTTGAGGAGGAAAGCTCTCAGAACATAACAACAGTCCAAGAAGCAGCTGATTTAATAGAGAAGCTTGTTCAGAAGAAAGAAGGCTGA
- the LOC126719664 gene encoding B3 domain-containing transcription factor FUS3-like codes for MAGNIPVNYNPSDPSANAMQMGGMFNNNNNNNNQFFVNYPPAPPTGPEMGSSSASASASTFAAIKRRQHYRRFLRRSIVRPPFYQPIPQPTPIRPPTPPPIPRQIDQSTVRFLFEKTLRKSDVSTVGRIVIPKIETELYMPRLDSREGIIMNFTDMDYQQVWSFRFRFWINNSSRMYLFENTKDFIGDKHLVVGDSIMIFKDDQTGNHFIRGIKTFIQQDLSYTANNTVNQYLPAMDEYVSPLYYENTIINNENTFLNNYSEPFYAGVQPEMPDNPELETPFNWLDFIDFSEF; via the exons ATGGCGGGTAATATACCTGTGAATTATAATCCTTCTGACCCTTCTGCTAATGCAATGCAAATGGGAGGCAtgtttaacaacaacaacaacaataataaccagTTTTTTGTGAACTACCCACCAGCTCCTCCAACTGGTCCTGAAATGGGTAGTTCAAGTGCAAGTGCTTCTGCATCAACCTTTGCTGCCATTAAGAGGAGACAACACTATAGGCGATTTTTGAGACGCTCCATTGTGCGACCCCCATTTTATCAACCCATTCCTCAACCAACACCAATCCGGCCTCCTACCCCGCCACCAATTCCCCGA CAAATCGATCAATCAACTGTGAGGTTTCTCTTTGAGAAGACATTACGAAAAAGTGACGTGAGCACAGTTGGACGCATTGTGATTCCTAAG ATTGAAACTGAACTGTATATGCCTCGACTGGATTCAAGGGAAGGGATTATCATGAATTTTACTGATATGGACTATCAGCAAGTTTGGAGCTTCAGATTCAG GTTTTGGATCAATAATAGTAGCAGGATGTACTTATTTGAAAACACGA AGGATTTCATCGGGGACAAACACCTTGTTGTCGGAGACTCCATTATGATTTTCAAAGATGATCAGACCGGAAACCAT ttcatCCGTGGTATTAAGACTTTCATCCAACAAGATCTGTCTTATACAGCAAACAACACTGTGAATCAATATTTACCAGCTATGGATGAATATGTTTCTCCGCTTTATTATGAAAATACCATCATAAACAATGAAAACACCTTCCTCAATAACTACTCCGAACCTTTCTACGCTGGAGTGCAGCCAGAAATGCCAGACAATCCAGAGCTTGAAACACCCTTTAATTGGCTTGACTTCATTGATTTCTCTGAATTTTGA
- the LOC126718085 gene encoding uncharacterized protein LOC126718085 isoform X2, which produces MALASLGLALSSHHTIRLPLVFCVRKVRHSGSVAAVESVVEPVSLVKEEGEGGHVPVTKHGAGRDSKGHQWKKLSSEELGISTKLISKPTKTVLNGLRRKGYEVYLVGGCVRDLILKRTPKDFDVITSAGLKEVRKTFSRCEIVGKRFPICHVHVNDTIVEVSSFSTSGSGSKSSCKFGNYFSKPSGCNERDYIRWRNCLQRDFTINGLMYDPYTKIVFDYMGGMEDIRKAKVRTVIPANVSFVDDCARILRAVRIAARLRFRFTREIALSVRELSSSVLRLDKGRILMEMNYMLAFGSAEASLRLLWKFGLLEILLPIQASYFASQGFRRRDERSNMLLSLFSNLDKLVAPNQPCHSSLWIAILAFHKALVDQPRDPLVIAAFSLAVHSGGSLFEAVEIARKISQPHDQSFDELLDPRDLDFNDALIDHVVDLAASVKAVLCKMTDPCYVSQAMSKYPQAPWSDLVFIPWALSLRVSKIFECVIRGMERGSVPRRGKNINHDSLALGSQKEVRHVFARIVFDTIYPPNQNRKHFST; this is translated from the exons ATGGCGCTGGCTTCCCTTGGACTCGCATTGAGCTCACACCACACTATTCGTCTCCCTCTGGTTTTCTGTGTccgaaag GTACGACATAGTGGCTCTGTTGCCGCGGTTGAATCGGTTGTTGAACCAGTGAGTCTAGTTAAGGAAGAGGGTGAGGGAGGTCATGTTCCAGTTACTAAACATGGAG CTGGGAGAGATAGCAAGGGACATCAATGGAAGAAGCTGAGTTCTGAAGAACTTGGGATTTCAACAAAATTGATATCAAAGCCCACGAAGACTGTTCTAAATGGGCTACGGAGAAAAG GGTATGAGGTTTACCTTGTTGGAGGTTGTGTACGAGATCTTATTCTGAAGAGAACTCCAAAAGATTTTGATGTCATAACTTCAGCAGGACTTAAAGAG GTGCGGAAAACTTTTTCGCGATGTGAAATTGTTGGCAAACGATTTCCCATATGCCATGTCCATGTcaatgacaccattgtggag GTTTCGAGTTTTAGCACCTCTGGCTCTGGAAGCAAGTCCAGTTGCAAGTTCGGTAATTATTTCAGTAAACCGTCTGGCTGCAATGAGCGTGATTATATTCGCTGGAGGAATTGCTTACAGCGGGACTTTACTATTAATGG GTTGATGTATGATCCATATACAAAGATAGTGTTTGATTATATGGGAGGAATGGAAGATATTAGAAAAGCTAAA gTGCGCACTGTGATACCTGCAAATGTTTCTTTTGTGGACGATTGTG CTCGCATTTTACGTGCGGTTAGAATTGCTGCCCGTTTAAGATTTCGTTTCACTAGAGAGATTGCTCTTTCAGTAAGAGAATTATCTTCCTCGGTGTTAAGACTTGATAAG GGAAGGATCCTTATGGAAATGAATTATATGCTGGCATTTGGATCAGCAGAAGCTTCCTTGAGGTTGTTGTGGAAATTTGGACTTTTAGAGATACTTTTGCCCATCCAA GCATCTTATTTTGCTTCACAAGGTTTCCGGAGACGTGATGAGAGATCTAACATGCTTCTT TCTTTGTTTTCCAACCTTGATAAACTCGTGGCACCTAATCAGCCATGCCATAGTAGCTTATG GATTGCTATCTTAGCCTTTCATAAAGCTCTGGTTGATCAGCCTCGTGACCCATTGGTTATTGCTGCATTTAGTCTTGCTGTCCACAGTGGTGGATCCTTATTTGAAGCTGTAGAAATTGCAAGGAAAATCTCCCAACCACATGACCAAAGCTTTGATGAATTATTAGACCCTCGAGATTTAGACTTCAATGATGCATTGATTGATCATGTTGTTGACCTTGCAGCATCAGTCAAAGCCGTATTATGCAAGATGACAGATCCATGTTATGTTTCCCAAGCAATGTCCAAATATCCACAAGCACCATGGTCAGATCTG GTTTTTATTCCATGGGCATTGTCGCTGAGGGTATCCAAGATTTTTGAATGTGTCATAAGGGGCATGGAAAGGGGATCTGTACCCAGAAGGGGGAAAAACATTAACCATGACTCTTTGGCGTTGGGGAGCCAGAAAGAGGTTCGACATGTGTTTGCAAGGATTGTTTTTGACACTATTTACCCTCCTAACCAAAACAGAAAACATTTTTCTACATGA